The sequence below is a genomic window from Thermoflavifilum sp..
CCAATCACCTATACAGTATATCCCAACGCCGGTCATGGTGTATGGGACTTGCATTATGCAGAGCCCGATGCTTTTCCTTATTACAATCGTGCAAATAAAGTCAATCCCGTTGTATTCTTCGGTCAAACATTATTCTGCCCACAGGACACAGCTAACAACATCCACGTCACCCTGGGCTTACAGCCTGGATTTGATGGATACCAATGGAGGAAAAATGGCGTACTCCTTCCGGATACAGGAAATACGCTTACTGTAACCAAAGTGGGGACCTATGATGCCCGAATCAAACGGGGTAATACGTGGTCGTACTGGTCGCCCACTCCAGCAGTAATCGGCGTGAAGCCACCCACCCAAACACCTAATATTCAAGCCGCTCCCCACATGAGCGCGGTGATTCCGGCACCGGACGGGCGTACATCTGTTACGCTTACCCTGCCTCCTGGATACGTGAGCTATACCTGGAAAAAATATGGAACAGATTCTGTGGTGAGTACCCAGCAAAATTTTACGACCAGTACGCCGGGCAAATACGTAGCGCTGGTTACCGAGGCTGGCGGATGTTCGTCCTTGCCATCGGTTCCTTTCACCGTAGTCAACGCCAATGGGCCTAATCCACCGGATCCAGCCTCCAACCCCATAGCCATTGCCCTTTCCCAGACCCGCGTGCAACTTTCCTGGAGCCAGAAACCCAATCCAGTATATAACGAAACTGGATTTGAGATTTATCGCAGTCTGCAAAATGATACCGGCTATCAGCTAATTGCCATCAATCCCGCTGATTCTACCGTGTTTATTGATAGCACGGTAAATCCCAATACCACTTATTATTACCGGATACGGGCCATTGACTCCACTGCTGCCAGTGCCACTACTGCTCCCGTAAGTGTAACCACACTGTCTGACAATATGCCACCTACACCTCCCACCTTACAGCTGGTGGGCGTAAATCCCAATAGCATTTCCATTAAATGGAGTGGAGCTACTGATAATGTAGGTGTAGTAAAATACTGGATTTATGTAAATGGGGTGAAATCGTATGTCACTACTGATTCCAGCTTTTTGTTAACTGGTTTAAAGCATGATAGTACTTACAGTGTTCAGGTGAAAGCTCTTGATGCATCAGGGAATGTTTCTACACCAAGTAATCAGATTACAGCAATCCCTAAATATTCGGGATTAACTTATAATTATTATACTTATACGGGCAGCTGGAGCAATTTGCCTAATTTGAATAATTTGACTCCTGTTTTAACGGGTACCAGCAACAATTTTTCGCTCACACCCACTATCCAGAGCACCAATTTTGCTTTTGCATGGAATGGATATATCTTCATTCCTTACGCAGGAACCTATACTTTTTATACAAACTCCGATGATGGAAGCCAGTTATTTATCAACAACACACTTGTAGTCAATAATGATGGATTGCACAGTGCAACAGAAAAAAGCGGGAATTACACATTCAGCCAATCGGGATGGTATCCGATCACGGTATGGTATTATCAGCAAACGGGTGGATATTCGCTTACTGTTTCATGGGCAAAAACCAGCGGTACGGGGTCATTTGCTAAATCTGTAATCCCGGACAGCGCTTTCACGGAATCCGTAAATCCCTCTGGAAGTGTACCCGCAGCTCCTACAAATATCCAGGCCACAGCTTTGTCTTATCGCAGCATTCAACTGCAATGGCAGGATAACAGCAATAACGAAACTGGTTTTGAAATTTACCGTGCTACCAGTTTAGGTGGACCTTATTCAATCATCTTTACTGCACCGGCTAACAAAACACAGTTTGTAGACAGCATGTTGCAACCTTCCACCACTTACTACTATAAAGTGCAGGCCATCAATCAGTACGGGGCTTCAGGATTTAATCTGGCTGATCTGAGCGGCTTGCAATATAAATACTTTACAACCACGAGTGCATGGAGCAACTTGCCGAACTTTAATAACCTTAAACCCGTTGCTACGGGCATTACAAACAATGTTACGTTAAGTCCGGCCACACAGTCTACCAACTATGGTTTTGTATGGACCGGCTATATCCGGATTCCTGCGACGGGGTCTTATACGTTCTGGACCTATTCAGACGATGGGAGTAAATTGTATATCGACACCCCTTACAGCTATACCGCCACTCCCGTTGTTAATAATGACGGGCTTCACGGCATGACTTATAAATCCGGAACGGTAAATCTCACTGCTGGCAGGCATTTGATTACCATCACCTATTTCCAGGCCGGCGGCGGCGCAGGTATGCAGGTACTCTGGGGTCCCTCCAACAATCGGAAACAAATCCCCGACAGTGCATTTGCCAATCCTAAGATGTATGCCACAACATTGCCATCCCCTACTATTCCTGCAAAACCTACACTGGTAACAGCTACAGCCAATAATCCGAATCAGATTACGCTGAGCTGGCAGGCTGCTGCAGGTAGCACCCGCTTCCGAATCTACCGTGCAGTGGGTGATACGATCAATTTCCAATTGTTGGCTTTTGTTAATGGAAACGGACAGGCACAATCTTACCAGTATGTAGATACTGGATTATATGCCAACACCCTATATGCCTATCGTATTGCAGCGGAAAATATCATCGGTCAGAATTCCGGATACAGCAACTGGGATACGGCCATGACAGGCAATCATGCACCCAAAATTTTACAACCGGCAACTTCCAATCAATATCAACTCATCACCCCCAATACCGTTTCACAGATACCTGTGAAAGCTACAGATGCTGACGGAGATCCGCTTATATTAGGTGTATTGAACCTGCCTTCATTTGGCAGTTTTCAGGATAATGGCGACGGTACGGGTGTAATCACTTTCACCAATCCCACCATGAATCAGCGTGGACCTTATCCAGGTATCATGGTTACCGTACACGATAATCATGGAGGAACAGATACAACCACCTTCAACCTGGCTGTGAATGATATATATGCCGCTACACCCGTGATTCAGAATCAGATTACCATGAACGTAGCCACTACGGTAGATGATACGTTAAATGCCAATATTCCTACACCTCGCGACTACGTGTACTTTACCGTAAGTCCAATGCTGCCATTCATGAAATTGGATACAATAAATGGACGACAGGCCGTTCTCCACCTCAAGCCTGGTTATGGCGATGCGGGTAATTATACCATCAGTGTAACCGTAACCGACAAATACGGCCTGCAAAGCTCAGCATTCTTTACCCTGAAAGTAAACTATGTAGATCCGAATAAGAATTATTACCTGAACTTCAGTTATCAGACTCAGGCCAGTGCACCCTGGAATAATATAACAGGTACACAGATGAATAACCTGAAAGATGCTCAGGGACAGACTTCCAGCATAGGATTTCATTTGAATCCGTCTGTCTGGAAAGCATATAATGGTGGGGCTACAACGGGGAATAATTCCGGAGTTTATCCCGATAATGTCATGAAAGAATATTACTATTTTGGCATATTTGGAGCTCCAGATTCAGTAGAAGGTGTATTTACTGGATTAGATACCACATTGAATTATAATCTTACCCTATTTTCCAGCAGCGTATGGAATGGAGTCAGTGATAACGGGCATACGGTATTCCGATTGGGGAATAAAATAGATTCCATCTATGTACAGAACAATACTTCAAAAGTAATCACCTTCTCGAATATCAGATCTCAATCCGATGGAACCATTCATTTCATGATGAAGAAAGGTTCGGATGCTGCTGTAGGGTACATCAATGCATTGGTATTATCTTCCATATACGATAATGGATTGCCGCCTTATGCACCCTATAATCTTGCCGTACGGAAGGGAAATAATGCCAATATCTTAAGCTGGAACACCAATGCGTACAATACAGCAAAAGGCTTTGAGATTTATCGGAAAGGGCCTGGAGATACCAGCTTTGTGCTGCTGAATCCCAATCCCACCAATGGGAGTGATACAAGCTTCAGCGATACAAATATCCATGGAAATTCCACCTACGCTTATACCATTCGTGCGGTGAATCAACACGGCTATTCTGCCTTTGCCGATACGGTATCCATCACCACGGCTGCTATTAATCCGAGTATCACTGGCATCCCCTCGCAGATCATTATACCTTACGGAACCAGCGATACGATTTATTTCTCAGGCACTGCAGACAATATCGACAGCATTCATTTCACAGGCATAAATATTCCGGATTTTATTACCATAACAGATTCAGGAAATAATAAAGGTTCCGTTGTCATTCATCCACAAACACAGTCTGATATCGGTACCTATTCACTGTCCATCCTGGCTTCTACCAACCATGGAGGTGTGGATACAAGTACTTATACGATCAAAGTAAAAGATCAATACATCACCACGATTCTGGTGAATCTAACAGATCCCAATCATGTCCAGGGTAGTCCATGGAATAATCTTTCTGGATATGGGTTTATCTCCAGCATATCTAATTTGATAGATAATACGGGTACGCCTACCGGATTAACTTTAAATAATCTGGATAAATGGACAAGCGCATTTACTACTGGAGAAACGACTTTCCTAGATAACGGCATGTTCCCGGATCAAGTAATGGCTGCGGGATATTATATCGCAGATACAAGCACAAAACACATCCAACTCACCCATCTGGATCCAACCATGAAGTATAATTTCACCTTCTTTAACTCGAATTATTTCAACTATATTACAAATTACACCACTTTGTTTAATATCAATGGGAAGACCGACTCATTGAATGGATATAGAAATTTTGATAAAACCGTTCATATCAATGGGATCTCACCCGATCAGAACAACACCATTACCATCAATATAAACAAATCTGTATTAGCCAAAAATGGAATTCTGAACGCAATGATCATTCAAGCATATAACGGTTCTAACAACTTTGTCGTTCATCCCACCAACCTTCAGGCTAATATCAACCTGAATAATTACAAACAGGTTGTCTTGAAATGGAATGATCAATCCTGGAACGAAAACGGCTTCATTGTATGGAGAGCCACCAGCAAAAATGGGCCGTACACGCAGATTGCCACGCTGCCTGCCAATACCCAATCGTATATTGACAGTCTGGTTGCTGGAGACGTGAAATACTTCTATAAAGTACAGGCATTTAATAGCCTGGATACCTCTGACTACAGCAATGTGGCTTCCGTTACTACACCGCTCTATGCCATTTACTTTAATTTCAATGCGCGCGAGGCCGGTGCGGGCAGTCCATGGAATAATACCAACAGATTCCCCAATAATGGAGATGTGTACAACAATCTATTGGATGCCTCAGGATTGAACACTTATGTGAGTATTTCATTCCCTCAAAATTTTGAAAGTGAAAATACAGTAGGGTACGTGACCGGAAACAATTCAGGAATATTTCCGGATAATGTCATCACCGGAGAATATTACCTGGACGATGGATTGGATACAGTTGTGATGGTATTGAGCAACCTGGATATTACCATGAAGTATGACCTTACATTCTTCGGCAGTTTAAGTGGATTTAGTTTGAATAGTTATACCATGTTTATTGTAAACAATCAGAAAGCCACACTCGATGTGATATACAACACG
It includes:
- a CDS encoding PA14 domain-containing protein; this encodes MKKLYLSFILILGLVLCQSQLSAQVLNPNDPVITYDSNHPPTLPPWDSIGKWVRTVRMNWNTNQYKCYIYKNMAFRLLFPKTWTDTSTKKYPMVIFLHGVGERGNIYDNELQLKWEGQRFLNAVNNGEYDGFVLFPQSQNGYWVATSYIDLLVQIINYMAINSKLDLNRVFISGLSAGGSGDWDFLARYPNYIACAEIISASSIQLLQNVNTIYKYIPIWLSQGGLDHNPTPYTSQQVIDSLNHVGAPITYTVYPNAGHGVWDLHYAEPDAFPYYNRANKVNPVVFFGQTLFCPQDTANNIHVTLGLQPGFDGYQWRKNGVLLPDTGNTLTVTKVGTYDARIKRGNTWSYWSPTPAVIGVKPPTQTPNIQAAPHMSAVIPAPDGRTSVTLTLPPGYVSYTWKKYGTDSVVSTQQNFTTSTPGKYVALVTEAGGCSSLPSVPFTVVNANGPNPPDPASNPIAIALSQTRVQLSWSQKPNPVYNETGFEIYRSLQNDTGYQLIAINPADSTVFIDSTVNPNTTYYYRIRAIDSTAASATTAPVSVTTLSDNMPPTPPTLQLVGVNPNSISIKWSGATDNVGVVKYWIYVNGVKSYVTTDSSFLLTGLKHDSTYSVQVKALDASGNVSTPSNQITAIPKYSGLTYNYYTYTGSWSNLPNLNNLTPVLTGTSNNFSLTPTIQSTNFAFAWNGYIFIPYAGTYTFYTNSDDGSQLFINNTLVVNNDGLHSATEKSGNYTFSQSGWYPITVWYYQQTGGYSLTVSWAKTSGTGSFAKSVIPDSAFTESVNPSGSVPAAPTNIQATALSYRSIQLQWQDNSNNETGFEIYRATSLGGPYSIIFTAPANKTQFVDSMLQPSTTYYYKVQAINQYGASGFNLADLSGLQYKYFTTTSAWSNLPNFNNLKPVATGITNNVTLSPATQSTNYGFVWTGYIRIPATGSYTFWTYSDDGSKLYIDTPYSYTATPVVNNDGLHGMTYKSGTVNLTAGRHLITITYFQAGGGAGMQVLWGPSNNRKQIPDSAFANPKMYATTLPSPTIPAKPTLVTATANNPNQITLSWQAAAGSTRFRIYRAVGDTINFQLLAFVNGNGQAQSYQYVDTGLYANTLYAYRIAAENIIGQNSGYSNWDTAMTGNHAPKILQPATSNQYQLITPNTVSQIPVKATDADGDPLILGVLNLPSFGSFQDNGDGTGVITFTNPTMNQRGPYPGIMVTVHDNHGGTDTTTFNLAVNDIYAATPVIQNQITMNVATTVDDTLNANIPTPRDYVYFTVSPMLPFMKLDTINGRQAVLHLKPGYGDAGNYTISVTVTDKYGLQSSAFFTLKVNYVDPNKNYYLNFSYQTQASAPWNNITGTQMNNLKDAQGQTSSIGFHLNPSVWKAYNGGATTGNNSGVYPDNVMKEYYYFGIFGAPDSVEGVFTGLDTTLNYNLTLFSSSVWNGVSDNGHTVFRLGNKIDSIYVQNNTSKVITFSNIRSQSDGTIHFMMKKGSDAAVGYINALVLSSIYDNGLPPYAPYNLAVRKGNNANILSWNTNAYNTAKGFEIYRKGPGDTSFVLLNPNPTNGSDTSFSDTNIHGNSTYAYTIRAVNQHGYSAFADTVSITTAAINPSITGIPSQIIIPYGTSDTIYFSGTADNIDSIHFTGINIPDFITITDSGNNKGSVVIHPQTQSDIGTYSLSILASTNHGGVDTSTYTIKVKDQYITTILVNLTDPNHVQGSPWNNLSGYGFISSISNLIDNTGTPTGLTLNNLDKWTSAFTTGETTFLDNGMFPDQVMAAGYYIADTSTKHIQLTHLDPTMKYNFTFFNSNYFNYITNYTTLFNINGKTDSLNGYRNFDKTVHINGISPDQNNTITININKSVLAKNGILNAMIIQAYNGSNNFVVHPTNLQANINLNNYKQVVLKWNDQSWNENGFIVWRATSKNGPYTQIATLPANTQSYIDSLVAGDVKYFYKVQAFNSLDTSDYSNVASVTTPLYAIYFNFNAREAGAGSPWNNTNRFPNNGDVYNNLLDASGLNTYVSISFPQNFESENTVGYVTGNNSGIFPDNVITGEYYLDDGLDTVVMVLSNLDITMKYDLTFFGSLSGFSLNSYTMFIVNNQKATLDVIYNTDRTARIKGIAPDQDGKITVKIINAYGTDYAILGAMVIQAYDDYDDNGQLKATQPGSPYMYMKLAHSILNTSQTQAIAYPNPFHNTLHVGIPVEKSGETYQLRLLGINGEVIYEQSLGALPQGMNDIRLNLSGKQLSDGMYLLNIQSQFGQHDQTLKLIRR